The following is a genomic window from Bacillus sp. V2I10.
ATACCCCCATTCAATATGAAAAAAAATGTCCTAACTGCGATGAAACAGTGGGGAATGACGATATTGTCAAAGGCTATGAATATGTGAAGGGCAAATTTGTCATTTTAGATGAAGAAGAAATGAAACAGCTTAAACAAGAGCATGAAGATAAAGCAGTCGAAATTATCGATTTTGTGAACTTGGAAGAAATTGATCCCATCTATTTCAACCGATCCTATTTTGTCGGCCCTGGAGAAAATGGAGGAAAAGCCTATTCGCTGCTTCGTGAGGCCCTTTTAAAATCAGGAAAAATCGGAGTTGCCGAAATGACCATCCGTTCTAAGCAGCAGCTCGCTGTTCTCCGCGTATATCAGAACACAATTGTGATGGAAACCATTCATTATCCGGATGAAGTCCGGAATACTTCAGATGTGCCAAGTGTTCCTGAAAAAACAGAGCTTGGAGAAAAAGAACTTGAAACTGCGATTATGCTGATTGATCAGCTAACAACGACCTTTAACCCTGAAACTTACAAAGATGACTATCGGGATGCACTTCTTGGTCTCATACAAAAGAAAGCAGGCCAAAACGAAGGGAAAACACCGGCAGATGCTCCGCGTGAAAATGTCGTTGACTTAATGAGTGCTCTGCAGGCAAGCATTGACCGCTCAAAAGAAAAGCCGGCTAAAAAAGAGACTGCTCCCAAAAAACCTGAGCCTGCCAAAGCGAAGAAAAAAACGAAAACCGTCCGCAAAAAAGCGTAGTCATAAAGAACTCCTCGTCAGGTCAAACGAGGTTTTCTTCTTTCTTTATGATCCAATAAGCCGCTTCAAGCAGCGTATCAAAACAATAATCCGCACCGTGATCAGCGGAACCGATTAAAATTGTTTTTGCACCAGCACTTTTCCCTGCGAGGATATCTACATCACGGTCGCCGATCATGTAACTGTGTTCTAAATTGATTCCATATTTCTCAGCAAGAGTTGTAATCATGGCAGGCTCGGGTTTTCTGCAGCTGCAGCCTGCGTACGGAGCATGAGCGCAATAAGCAACCTCATGTATGCGGCCGCCTTCTTGTTCAATTTCCTTAATCATCTTTTGATGAATCCTCTGCAGCATCTCCTCCTTCATATATCCAAGCCCCACCCCTCCCTGATTCGTCACGACAAAAATGGTAAAGCCTTTGTTATAGAGAAGGCTTACAGCTTTTGCCGCCCCTTCTAAAAGATATAGCTGAGATGGATGATTGACGAATTTGACACGGTCAGTCAAAACTTCATTTATGACGCCGTCGCGGTCTAGAAAAACAGCTTTATTCAAGTTGAAACGCTCCCTTTCATAAATAGTATCCGTATGAGAAATAGTAAGTAAAAAAGAATGAAAAAGGACGATTGCCATGTATGTTAAACCAATGCTTCCAACACTCTCAGCAGGAATACCTGAAGGAGAAAACTGGAGCTATGAAGTCAAATATGATGGATTCAGGGCAATTTTGTCCATTTCAGAAGAAGGCATCACGTTTACGAGCCGAAATGGGAAAGATTTAGGCGCTCTTTTCCCCGAAATCATGAACGCTGTCCAATCTATCTTTGACAGACTGAAAGAATTTATGCCGTGCATGTTTGACGGCGAGCTTGTCTCATTAAAAAATCCATATAAAGCATCCTTTGAAGTCATTCAGCAGCGCGGAAGGCTGAGGGCCAAAGAAAAGATCAATCTAGAGGCAGAAACAAATCCATGCCAGTATTTAATCTTTGACCTTCTTGAATCCAAGCAGGAAAAAACAGCTTTTCATGACTATCTTTCACGAAAAACGCTCTTAAATAACATCGCTTCAGCATGCGGTCTGCCTCTTGAACCCAGTAAGAGCAATCAGCTCATCCAATACGTTCCTTCCTATGCTAGCCATGAGACTTTATGGAGCGGCATTCGTGCATTTGACGCGGAAGGAATAATTGCAAAAGAACATAAAAGCAAGTGGGAGGCCGGAGTGCGAACGAAGTCCTGGCTGAAAATAAAAAATTACAAACATGCTTTGTTTTTCATTATAGGATATGACAAGAAGAATGGGTATTTTAAAGCGGGTGTTTTCAAAGGAAAGAATGTGATAGACGCGGGTGTTTTTTCTCACGGGCTGGAGGGGGCTGACCGTGACTCGTTAATTAAGATTCTAAAGGAAAATAAGGATAGCGAGGATTCACAATGGATCACGATTTCCCCTGCGATCTGCGTGGAGCTGCAATTTCTGGAGTTCTATAAAAATCAGCTGCGTGAGCCCTCTTTTTCTGCCTTCAGGTTCGACCTTTCCCCGCATGAATGCACCTGGGAGCAGCTGAAGCTTAATGCTGTTTCGTTTCACGAAGATGTCCAGATCACACATCCTGATAAACCGCTGTGGGAAAGTCCACTGCGGACGAAATCAGACTATCTGGCTTATTTAGTGGAGGTTTCTGATTATATGCTTCCTTTCTTGAAAAATAAACCTCTCACGGTTATTCGATATCCGCACGGTACCTTTGATGAGGCCTTTTATCAAAAAAATTGCCCGGATTATGCGCCTGAGTTTGTGGAAACCGCAAAGCAGGATGGAATCGACTATATCATGTGCAACGACATCTCAACCTTGATCTGGCTTGGAAATCAGCTCGCCCTGGAATTTCATATCCCTTTCCAGACTTATGATTCCTCTTGTCCGAATGAAATTGTCTTTGATTTAGATCCTCCATCGAGGACTGATTTTCACTTGGCTGTTTCAGCAGCGCTCGAAATGCGCAAACTCTTTGACTCATTCGGTCTTGCCTCTTTCCCAAAACTATCAGGCGGAAAAGGAATACAAATTCATATTCCCATTACCAATAATCGGTTTTCATATGAGCAGACAAAAAAGTTTACATCCTTTATTGCGGCTTACTTAGTCAATGCATTCCCAGAATTGTATACGATCGAACGGCTTAAAAAGAACCGCGGAAACAGACTGTATGTCGACTACATTCAACATGCTGAAGGAAAAACGATTATTGCGCCCTATTCTGTCAGAGGGAATCCTGAGGGTGCATATGCAGCGGCCCCTTTATTCTGGGATGAAGTGATGCAAGATCTGAAGGTTAATCAGTTTACTATGGATTATGTAGCAGAGCGGATTAAAAAGGGCTGTCCATTTCAAGATTACTTCTCTTCGCCTCAGGACGAAGTGATTCAGCAGGTATTAGATTTTATAGAGAAAAATAAGCAGTAACACCTCTTTAATTAGGCGGTCAAAGGAAAAAAGACAGCAATCTTGCCATTTGGGAAAGAATTTGAAGAGAAATCGGCAAGTAACCAGGTAAAACAAATACGTTCATAAAAAAAGGGTGCTCCATTCCGGAACACCCTGAACAATTATTTATGGAAATCTATCTCTTTTACAAGCTTTGTAGTCTGTTTCAGCAGATAACACGTTTACCTTCAATCGCCTGAATCATTTTTTTTAGTTGTTTCAAAAGACATGCTTTTCTCTAACTCAACCTCCATTGTGATGAATCCTTCTTCAAAAGAGCCCAAGCATAATTCAGGAGGCGGCAGTCAAAAATAAAGCATAACCTTACATATTTGGAGCCAATCTATGCCTAATTTCACTTGGTTTTTCCTGCTGTTTATTATAAGCCTGTTCCTTGCCGCTGCTGCGGTAAAAAAAGACCGGAATATGCTGATTCCCTTATGGTTATTCAATGCAGGTCTTGCTTACCTGTTTGAAATTCTCATTTTTGTTTTCTTAAAGTCATACACGTATAAGCCTGAGGTTTTCGCAGCGCCCTTCTTCGACAGCACATTTGGCTCGCTTATCAGTCAGGTTATGATTGTGCCGATGTCCGCTGTCGTCATCGCCTTTTACAAATTAGGTGTTCCAGTCATGCTGCTGGTCAGTTTTTGCATATCCGCTATAGAAGTCCTATTTTTGCATTTAGAAATATACGAGCACAACTGGTGGAAAACTTATTTTACGACCTTTTTGCTTCCAGTTGCTTTTTATATTTCTTCCATGTGGTACAGATTGTTAAAAAAAGGGAACCACCTGGCGAAAATGGTTTCTCTCTACTTAATAAATGTATCAATTTCCCTTTCCCTGACATGGGCAGCAACCGTTCCTCTCTCCATGTATTATTTTCAGCCTGGCTGGTTTTCGGATGCAGCACGGGATCATATCGCAGGCAACTCCCTCTTTTTTAGCTTTGCAAGCTTAATTTATTCATTCATAACAATCTCGAAAAAAAAATCGTTTAAAGCCTTCTTATTCGGATGCTTGCTGATTGTACAGCTTCTCCTGCTGCAGAAAGACTTTGTTGTATCGTTTCATGGATTTTTTTCATTTGCAGCACTTCATTTGTTTATTGCGGGAGTGAGCAGTCTTGTTTGGATTTCTTTCTTGCAAAAAAAGAATAGAAAAAAATAAAAAAGAATGCCAAGATTAATCGGCATTCTTTATAACTTATGACCATTTTTCTTCAGCTGTTATCCATTGATTCCCTTTTTTATATCAATTGATTGAGCTTTTGCTCGTAAAAGTACTCAAAATTTTCAAACTGGGAAATGTATAGTTCATAAAATATGATTTCATTTAGAATTCTCACTTTTGAGATGGCCTGCTGCTCTATTTGAACTTTTCTAAAGGCGTGTTTTTATAGGACGAATGTATAGATCAACTGAAAACAATAAACTCCCTGCATGAAATATGATTCTGATAAAATCCAAAAAATCCCGGCATCTGCGGGATTTTTAACGAAACAATAAATGCTGGCTATGAACGCCTGCTTTTTTCAGCAAGGCCATGAGCTGCTGCTGTTCCTCTGTTGATAGTCCGGAAAATGCGCGTGCCATTCTTAGCGTGTGAATCGGGTAGATTTCATCCAGGTAGGTTCGTCCTTTTTCAGTCAGCTTCGCATAGACAGAACGTTTATCTTTAGGATCTTGTTCACGGTAAATAAATTCATTTTTTTCAAGCTTATCAATCACGTAGGTGACATTGCCGCTTACAAGCAGCAGTCTTGAACCGATTTGCTGAAGCTTTTGCGGTCCCTTCGTGTAAAGCAGTTCAAGCACTGAAAACTCCGTCGGATTAAAGCCGTGTTCTTTGCTGTCGCGGATGGAGTGCTCTGACACACTTTTAAAAGCTCTTGCAAACGTTTTAAATAAATTCAATGCAAGTTCAAGTTCTTCATCTGTATAAGACATCATTCTCATCGCCCTCTTACTTTAACATTCTTAAAATGTCTTAAGATTCACACAGTTCTACTATTTATTCTACTATCAATCCTGTGTTTTTTGAAGTAGTTTCTTTCTTGATTTACCAGATTCATAGGATATAGTAAGGCCAATGATTACCCGATTTCTGGATTTGAACTGTATTGAAGACTCATTCCGGTCCTATGATTACCCCACTCCTGGATTTGAATTTTCATGTGACTGCTCTCCTAAAATCATTAAATCCTCTCTTCGATTCATATTGGCAAAAAGGCCGGGATTCTTAAAATTCGATTCATTTAAATAGACAGGATTTAACTTGTCCAACAGAGTCATCATTTTTAATTCTTTAAGATCTAATAGTCTCTCAATCTCAGGTAAAACAGTGCAATGATACAAAGCACAGAGAGGATGATATTTTCCATCAATGACAGGAATAACAGCAGGATGTTTTTCATTTATGCCAGATAACAGAGCTGCCAGAATATCCCGATCAATAAGCGGCATATCGCATGCCAGTACAAGATACCATTCTGCCTGAACCTCTTTCATTGCTGTATACAGTCCAGCGAGAGGACCCATCCCCCTATATTTGGCGTTATCCAAGATATATTGAACGTTTTCAGCAGAATAATCCAATCGCCCGATGACTGCCACAACTTCTGTTACCGCTTTCAAATTCTTTAGTGCAAGCTCTAAAAAAGTGCTGTTTTTATAAGGTTCTATGGCTTTATCTGAGCCAAACCGGCGTGATTGCCCGCCGGCTAAAACAATACCTGCAAGTTTCATACCCATTTAGCTCCTGCCTTCATATCTTTTCATTATCTTAACACACAATGATAAGCAGAGGCTATTTTCTGCAAGCGAACTGTGTGGAAGAACGTAGAAAAAATCCTTCTAAATGATTGATAGAGAAGAATTCATCGTTTGTAAGCCTTGGAAAGTCTCTTCAATCATAACGACTATGTTGTTCGCTTTATTTTTAAAAATTGATTTTTACAGATTGGTGAGGGATTTTTTTAAGGGGAATATAGATGGATTTCCAATAAGCGGCTAGGATAGGATGCGCTGAAGCTGCTTCGATCATATTTGCTGTGCAGATTGAAGTGATGCCTTTCCCGCAAGAAAAAAAGCCGGAGAAGAACTCGACTTTGAACCGAGGCTTTCATATTCAATGAATTTATCGAAAACAGCAGGCACGAGATCAATTTGCCTCCGAAAAAGTTCCTCCTAGCCCCAATAAAGACAAGGTCACATGCAGACTGAATGCTTTCTTTATAAGCACTCTGAACTGCTTATACAGACTTTTTATGTGAAAGCTTGATTAAAGGGATATTGTTATAAAAATAATGGTATTCCTTTTTTAATTCTGACAGCGTCATGCTGCTCAAAACTTCTTGATTATAGATGCCAAGAGCTAATAGTTTCTTGCAGTAAAAGGCTCTTTGATCTTCCAATGCTTTTTGAAATAATTTACTCATTTTCTCATTTCCCCTTTCCATTTGTCCTCTCTTCACTCTACCCGTTAATTGTTGCTCTTCAATTAAGAAAGTGTAAAAATTCACTGACATGTGTTAAAAAGCTGTAAATGGTCGACACTAGTTTCTAAAACGCTCTGGGAGATGA
Proteins encoded in this region:
- a CDS encoding Ku protein gives rise to the protein MHTMWKGSISFGLVNIPIKLYAATEDKDVKLRNLHSKCHTPIQYEKKCPNCDETVGNDDIVKGYEYVKGKFVILDEEEMKQLKQEHEDKAVEIIDFVNLEEIDPIYFNRSYFVGPGENGGKAYSLLREALLKSGKIGVAEMTIRSKQQLAVLRVYQNTIVMETIHYPDEVRNTSDVPSVPEKTELGEKELETAIMLIDQLTTTFNPETYKDDYRDALLGLIQKKAGQNEGKTPADAPRENVVDLMSALQASIDRSKEKPAKKETAPKKPEPAKAKKKTKTVRKKA
- a CDS encoding molybdenum cofactor guanylyltransferase, whose product is MKLAGIVLAGGQSRRFGSDKAIEPYKNSTFLELALKNLKAVTEVVAVIGRLDYSAENVQYILDNAKYRGMGPLAGLYTAMKEVQAEWYLVLACDMPLIDRDILAALLSGINEKHPAVIPVIDGKYHPLCALYHCTVLPEIERLLDLKELKMMTLLDKLNPVYLNESNFKNPGLFANMNRREDLMILGEQSHENSNPGVG
- a CDS encoding DNA ligase D, which produces MYVKPMLPTLSAGIPEGENWSYEVKYDGFRAILSISEEGITFTSRNGKDLGALFPEIMNAVQSIFDRLKEFMPCMFDGELVSLKNPYKASFEVIQQRGRLRAKEKINLEAETNPCQYLIFDLLESKQEKTAFHDYLSRKTLLNNIASACGLPLEPSKSNQLIQYVPSYASHETLWSGIRAFDAEGIIAKEHKSKWEAGVRTKSWLKIKNYKHALFFIIGYDKKNGYFKAGVFKGKNVIDAGVFSHGLEGADRDSLIKILKENKDSEDSQWITISPAICVELQFLEFYKNQLREPSFSAFRFDLSPHECTWEQLKLNAVSFHEDVQITHPDKPLWESPLRTKSDYLAYLVEVSDYMLPFLKNKPLTVIRYPHGTFDEAFYQKNCPDYAPEFVETAKQDGIDYIMCNDISTLIWLGNQLALEFHIPFQTYDSSCPNEIVFDLDPPSRTDFHLAVSAALEMRKLFDSFGLASFPKLSGGKGIQIHIPITNNRFSYEQTKKFTSFIAAYLVNAFPELYTIERLKKNRGNRLYVDYIQHAEGKTIIAPYSVRGNPEGAYAAAPLFWDEVMQDLKVNQFTMDYVAERIKKGCPFQDYFSSPQDEVIQQVLDFIEKNKQ
- a CDS encoding MarR family winged helix-turn-helix transcriptional regulator, with the protein product MMSYTDEELELALNLFKTFARAFKSVSEHSIRDSKEHGFNPTEFSVLELLYTKGPQKLQQIGSRLLLVSGNVTYVIDKLEKNEFIYREQDPKDKRSVYAKLTEKGRTYLDEIYPIHTLRMARAFSGLSTEEQQQLMALLKKAGVHSQHLLFR
- a CDS encoding HAD-IIIA family hydrolase, coding for MNKAVFLDRDGVINEVLTDRVKFVNHPSQLYLLEGAAKAVSLLYNKGFTIFVVTNQGGVGLGYMKEEMLQRIHQKMIKEIEQEGGRIHEVAYCAHAPYAGCSCRKPEPAMITTLAEKYGINLEHSYMIGDRDVDILAGKSAGAKTILIGSADHGADYCFDTLLEAAYWIIKKEENLV
- the fbpA gene encoding Fur-regulated basic protein FbpA; protein product: MSKLFQKALEDQRAFYCKKLLALGIYNQEVLSSMTLSELKKEYHYFYNNIPLIKLSHKKSV